A genomic stretch from Neodiprion fabricii isolate iyNeoFabr1 chromosome 3, iyNeoFabr1.1, whole genome shotgun sequence includes:
- the LOC124178971 gene encoding splicing factor 3B subunit 1 isoform X1 gives MDSIPRTHEDIEAQIREIQSKKEIQNKELTEKEQVGLGKTGFYDQDIYDGSNNKYDGYVTSIAANDEVEDEDYEPSTFSQSKRPGYNAPAALLNDVAQSEKDYDPFADRRRPTIADREDEYRQKRRRMIISPERVDPFAEGGKTPDVGSRTYTEIMREQFLKGEESELRKKLVEKAKDGTLKANGEPKPAPKKRGRWDQTEDTPVAKKPAGTAATPTSWDNADVTPAAIRWDETPGHGKGGETPGATPGVSTRMWEATPGHATPGAVTPGRETPSHDKAASSRRNRWDETPKTERETPGHNSGWAETPRTDRVAGDLIQETPTPSASKRRSRWDETPSNQTPGSMTPQTPATPLTTPHQSSILTPSGVTPTGPKAMGLATPTPGHLMSMTPEQLQAYRWEREIDERNRPLSDDELDAMFPPGYKVLQPPAGYIPIRTPARKLTATPTPIAGTPQGFFIQQEDKSAKFVDNQPKGNLPFMKPEDAQYFDKLLVDVDEESLSPEEQKERKIMKLLLKIKNGTPPMRKAALRQITDKAREFGAGPLFNQILPLLMSPTLEDQERHLLVKVIDRILYKLDDLVRPYVHKILVVIEPLLIDEDYYARVEGREIISNLAKAAGLATMISTMRPDIDNIDEYVRNTTARAFAVVASALGIPSLLPFLKAVCRSKKSWQARHTGIKIVQQIAILMGCAILPHLKSLVEIIEHGLVDEQQKVRTITALAIAALAEAATPYGIESFDSVLKPLWKGIRTHRGKGLAAFLKAIGYLIPLMDAEYANYYTREVMLILIREFQSPDEEMKKIVLKVVKQCCGTDGVEAQYIKDEILPHFFKHFWNHRMALDRRNYRQLVDTTVEIANKVGASEIINRVVDDLKDENEQYRKMVMETIEKIMGNLGAADVDSRLEEQLIDGILYAFQEQTTEDVVMLNGFGTIVNTLGKRVKAYLPQICGTILWRLNNKSAKVRQQAADLISRIAVVMKTCQEEKLMGHLGVVLYEYLGEEYPEVLGSILGALKAIVNVIGMTKMTPPIKDLLPRLTPILKNRHEKVQENCIDLVGRIADRGPEYVSAREWMRICFELLELLKAHKKAIRRATVNTFGYIAKAIGPHDVLATLLNNLKVQERQNRVCTTVAIAIVAETCSPFTVLPALMNEYRVPELNVQNGVLKSLSFLFEYIGEMGKDYIYAVSPLLEDALMDRDLVHRQTACAAIKHMALGVYGFGCEDALIHLLNHVWPNVFETSPHLVQAFMDAVDGLRVALGPIKILQYTLQGLFHPARKVRDVYWKIYNSLYIGGQDALVAGYPRILNDPKNQYIRYELDYVL, from the exons ATGGATTCAATTCCACGGACCCACGAAG ACATCGAAGCTCAGATCCGTGAAATACAATCGAAAAAGGAGATACAGAATAAAGAGCTGACTGAAAAAGAGCAAGTAGGGTTGGGAAAGACTGGATTCTATGATCAGGACATATATGATGGTAGCAACAACAAATACGATGGTTATGTCACCTCTATTGCAGCTAATGACGAGGTTGAG GATGAAGATTATGAACCAAGTACATTTAGTCAAAGCAAGAGGCCAGGCTACAATGCTCCGGCAGCGCTGCTTAATGATGTTGCTCAG AGTGAAAAGGACTATGATCCGTTTGCTGATAGACGACGACCGACAATTGCGGATAGAGAAGATGAGTACAGGCAAAAGCGACGACGGATGATCATCTCACCAGAACGTGTCGATCCATTCGCTGAAG GCGGTAAGACTCCAGATGTCGGCTCAAGGACTTACACAGAGATCATGCGCGAGCAGTTTCTTAAAGGAGAAGAATCTGag ttgagaaaaaaattagtggagAAAGCTAAAGATGGCACTTTGAAGGCCAATGGAGAGCCGAAGCCTGCACCGAAAAAACGAGGTCGTTGGGATCAGACAGAGGACACGCCTGTTGCAAAAAAACCGGCCGGTACAGCAGCTACTCCTACATCCTGGGATAATGCTGAT GTTACACCAGCTGCTATAAGATGGGATGAAACTCCTGGCCATGGCAAAGGTGGTGAAACTCCAGGAGCCACTCCTGGGGTTAGTACAAGAATGTGGGAAGCTACTCCAGGTCATGCTACACCAGGTGCAGTGACTCCAGGGCGTGAAACACCATCGCATGACAAAGCCGCATCCAGCCGCAGAAATCGTTGGGATGAAACCCCGAAAACTGAAAGAG AAACTCCTGGTCATAATAGCGGTTGGGCGGAAACTCCAAGAACCGATAGAGTTGCCGGTGATTTAATACAAGAAACACCTACACCGTCAGCCAGCAAACGACGCAGTCGTTGGGATGAAACACCCTCTAATCAAACACCTGGATCTATGACTCCGCAAACACCTGCCACACCGCTGACAACACCTCATCAAAGTTCTATCTTAACACCCAGCGGCGTAACACCTACGGGACCCAAAGCAATGGGACTAGCAACACCGACACCCGGGCACTTGATGTCTATGACGCCCGAGCAATTGCAGGCTTATCGTTGGGAGCGTGAAATTGACGAACGTAATCGACCTCTGTCGGACGATGAACTTGATGCCATGTTTCCCCCGGGTTACAAAGTGCTGCAGCCACCTGCAG GGTATATTCCAATTCGTACTCCAGCAAGAAAGTTGACCGCAACTCCGACGCCGATAGCAGGCACGCCGCAAGGATTTTTCATACAGCAAGAAGATAAGAGTGCCAAGTTCGTTGACAATCAACCCAAAGGCAACCTTCCATTCATGAAACCAGAGGACGCTCAATACTTCGACAAGCTTTTAGTTGATGTTGATGAGGAATCTCTCAGCCCTGAGGAacagaaagaaaggaagataATGAAACTCCTTCTCAAAATAAAGAATGGTACTCCGCCAATGCGAAAGGCAGCGCTCAGACAAATTACAGACAAAGCCCGGGAGTTTGGAGCAGGTCctcttttcaatcaaattctACCGCTCCTCATGTCACCCACATTAGAGGATCAAGAGCGACATCTACTTGTTAAAGTTATCGACCGCATTCTGTACAAATTAGACGATTTGGTCAGACCGTACGTGCACAAA ATCCTTGTTGTAATTGAACCCTTGCTGATTGATGAAGATTACTATGCTCGAGTAGAGGGTCgagaaattatttctaatcTGGCAAAGGCCGCTGGATTGGCTACAATGATTTCCACAATGCGACCTGACATCGACAACATTGATGAATATGTGAGAAACACGACAGCTAGAGCATTTGCTGTCGTTGCCTCTGCGCTTGGAATTCCATCTTTACTACCTTTCTTGAAAGCTGTGTGTCGCAGTAAAAAATCATGGCAAGCTCGCCACACCGGTATTAAAATTGTGCAGCAAATTGCAATTCTTATGGGATGTGCTATCTTACCGCATCTGAAGAGCTTGGTAGAAATTATTGAGCATG GTCTCGTAGATGAACAACAAAAAGTTCGAACCATCACAGCGTTGGCCATAGCTGCATTGGCTGAAGCAGCTACTCCCTACGGTATTGAGAGCTTCGATTCCGTCTTGAAGCCCTTGTGGAAGGGTATTCGTACTCACAGAGGAAAAGGATTGGCAGCGTTTTTGAAAGCAATTGGTTATCTGATTCCGCTTATGGACGCAGAATATGCAAACTATTATACTCGTGAAGTAATGCTGATTTTGATCAGAGAGTTTCAATCTCCTGAcgaggagatgaaaaaaattgttctgaaA GTTGTTAAACAATGTTGCGGTACAGATGGTGTCGAAGCTCAGTATATAAAGGATGAGATACTTCCACACTTCTTCAAACACTTTTGGAATCATCGTATGGCTTTAGATCGCAGAAATTACAGACAG TTGGTAGATACCACAGTCGAAATAGCAAATAAGGTTGGTGCATCTGAGATAATAAACAGAGTCGTCGACGATctgaaagatgaaaatgagCAGTACAGAAAAATGGTCAtggaaacaattgaaaaaataatgggCAATTTGGGAGCCGCCGACGTCGATTCTCGATTAGAAGAGCAACTAATTGATGGCATTCTTTATGCATTCCAAGAACAGACCACTGag GACGTCGTAATGCTCAATGGATTCGGAACTATAGTCAATACGCTCGGTAAAAGAGTAAAAGCTTACTTGCCACAGATTTGTGGTACGATTCTTTGGCGTCTCAATAATAAATCCGCTAAAGTACGTCAGCAAGCCGCGGATCTCATTTCACGAATTGCTGTTGTAATGAAGACATGTCAAGAG GAAAAACTGATGGGTCACTTGGGTGTCGTGTTGTACGAGTATCTGGGGGAAGAGTATCCTGAAGTATTGGGAAGTATTTTAGGCGCCTTGAAAGCTATTGTGAACGTTATAGGCATGACAAAAATGACGCCGCCTATCAAAGACCTGTTGCCACGTCTCACGCCAATTCTGAAAAATAGGCACGAAAAG GTACAAGAAAATTGTATCGATTTGGTAGGAAGAATCGCAGACAGGGGACCTGAGTATGTTTCCGCACGAGAGTGGATGCGAATCTGTTTCGAATTACTGGAATTACTCAAAGCGCATAAGAAAGCAATTAGAAGAGCTACGGTCAACACCTTTGGATACATCGCGAAGGCTATTGG GCCTCACGACGTTTTGGCAACGTTACTCAATAATCTCAAAGTTCAAGAACGACAAAATCGCGTTTGCACAACAGTCGCCATTGCTATAGTTGCGGAAACTTGTAGTCCTTTCACAGTTTTGCCAGCATTGATGAACGAGTACAGAGTTCCCGAGCTTAATGTTCAAAACGGTGTATTAAAATCGCTTTcctttttatttgaatatattgGAGAAATGGGCAAAGATTACATATATGCCGTTAGTCCATTACTGGAAGATGCCCTTATGGACAG GGACCTGGTACACAGACAGACTGCTTGTGCTGCAATCAAGCACATGGCTTTAGGAGTTTACGGCTTTGGCTGTGAAGATGCTCTGATCCATCTCCTGAATCACGTTTGGCCTAATGTTTTTGAAACCTCTCCCCATTTGGTCCAGGCTTTCATGGATGCTGTAGATGGTCTTCGCGTCGCATTGGGCccgataaaaattcttcagtATACATTACAA GGGCTATTTCACCCAGCTAGAAAAGTTCGAGACGTCtattggaaaatatataattctCTTTATATTGGCGGACAGGATGCGCTTGTGGCCGGGTATCCACGGATTTTAAATGACCCGAAGAACCAATACATTAGGTACGAATTAGACTATGTTTTATAA
- the LOC124178971 gene encoding splicing factor 3B subunit 1 isoform X2 — protein MREQFLKGEESELRKKLVEKAKDGTLKANGEPKPAPKKRGRWDQTEDTPVAKKPAGTAATPTSWDNADVTPAAIRWDETPGHGKGGETPGATPGVSTRMWEATPGHATPGAVTPGRETPSHDKAASSRRNRWDETPKTERETPGHNSGWAETPRTDRVAGDLIQETPTPSASKRRSRWDETPSNQTPGSMTPQTPATPLTTPHQSSILTPSGVTPTGPKAMGLATPTPGHLMSMTPEQLQAYRWEREIDERNRPLSDDELDAMFPPGYKVLQPPAGYIPIRTPARKLTATPTPIAGTPQGFFIQQEDKSAKFVDNQPKGNLPFMKPEDAQYFDKLLVDVDEESLSPEEQKERKIMKLLLKIKNGTPPMRKAALRQITDKAREFGAGPLFNQILPLLMSPTLEDQERHLLVKVIDRILYKLDDLVRPYVHKILVVIEPLLIDEDYYARVEGREIISNLAKAAGLATMISTMRPDIDNIDEYVRNTTARAFAVVASALGIPSLLPFLKAVCRSKKSWQARHTGIKIVQQIAILMGCAILPHLKSLVEIIEHGLVDEQQKVRTITALAIAALAEAATPYGIESFDSVLKPLWKGIRTHRGKGLAAFLKAIGYLIPLMDAEYANYYTREVMLILIREFQSPDEEMKKIVLKVVKQCCGTDGVEAQYIKDEILPHFFKHFWNHRMALDRRNYRQLVDTTVEIANKVGASEIINRVVDDLKDENEQYRKMVMETIEKIMGNLGAADVDSRLEEQLIDGILYAFQEQTTEDVVMLNGFGTIVNTLGKRVKAYLPQICGTILWRLNNKSAKVRQQAADLISRIAVVMKTCQEEKLMGHLGVVLYEYLGEEYPEVLGSILGALKAIVNVIGMTKMTPPIKDLLPRLTPILKNRHEKVQENCIDLVGRIADRGPEYVSAREWMRICFELLELLKAHKKAIRRATVNTFGYIAKAIGPHDVLATLLNNLKVQERQNRVCTTVAIAIVAETCSPFTVLPALMNEYRVPELNVQNGVLKSLSFLFEYIGEMGKDYIYAVSPLLEDALMDRDLVHRQTACAAIKHMALGVYGFGCEDALIHLLNHVWPNVFETSPHLVQAFMDAVDGLRVALGPIKILQYTLQGLFHPARKVRDVYWKIYNSLYIGGQDALVAGYPRILNDPKNQYIRYELDYVL, from the exons ATGCGCGAGCAGTTTCTTAAAGGAGAAGAATCTGag ttgagaaaaaaattagtggagAAAGCTAAAGATGGCACTTTGAAGGCCAATGGAGAGCCGAAGCCTGCACCGAAAAAACGAGGTCGTTGGGATCAGACAGAGGACACGCCTGTTGCAAAAAAACCGGCCGGTACAGCAGCTACTCCTACATCCTGGGATAATGCTGAT GTTACACCAGCTGCTATAAGATGGGATGAAACTCCTGGCCATGGCAAAGGTGGTGAAACTCCAGGAGCCACTCCTGGGGTTAGTACAAGAATGTGGGAAGCTACTCCAGGTCATGCTACACCAGGTGCAGTGACTCCAGGGCGTGAAACACCATCGCATGACAAAGCCGCATCCAGCCGCAGAAATCGTTGGGATGAAACCCCGAAAACTGAAAGAG AAACTCCTGGTCATAATAGCGGTTGGGCGGAAACTCCAAGAACCGATAGAGTTGCCGGTGATTTAATACAAGAAACACCTACACCGTCAGCCAGCAAACGACGCAGTCGTTGGGATGAAACACCCTCTAATCAAACACCTGGATCTATGACTCCGCAAACACCTGCCACACCGCTGACAACACCTCATCAAAGTTCTATCTTAACACCCAGCGGCGTAACACCTACGGGACCCAAAGCAATGGGACTAGCAACACCGACACCCGGGCACTTGATGTCTATGACGCCCGAGCAATTGCAGGCTTATCGTTGGGAGCGTGAAATTGACGAACGTAATCGACCTCTGTCGGACGATGAACTTGATGCCATGTTTCCCCCGGGTTACAAAGTGCTGCAGCCACCTGCAG GGTATATTCCAATTCGTACTCCAGCAAGAAAGTTGACCGCAACTCCGACGCCGATAGCAGGCACGCCGCAAGGATTTTTCATACAGCAAGAAGATAAGAGTGCCAAGTTCGTTGACAATCAACCCAAAGGCAACCTTCCATTCATGAAACCAGAGGACGCTCAATACTTCGACAAGCTTTTAGTTGATGTTGATGAGGAATCTCTCAGCCCTGAGGAacagaaagaaaggaagataATGAAACTCCTTCTCAAAATAAAGAATGGTACTCCGCCAATGCGAAAGGCAGCGCTCAGACAAATTACAGACAAAGCCCGGGAGTTTGGAGCAGGTCctcttttcaatcaaattctACCGCTCCTCATGTCACCCACATTAGAGGATCAAGAGCGACATCTACTTGTTAAAGTTATCGACCGCATTCTGTACAAATTAGACGATTTGGTCAGACCGTACGTGCACAAA ATCCTTGTTGTAATTGAACCCTTGCTGATTGATGAAGATTACTATGCTCGAGTAGAGGGTCgagaaattatttctaatcTGGCAAAGGCCGCTGGATTGGCTACAATGATTTCCACAATGCGACCTGACATCGACAACATTGATGAATATGTGAGAAACACGACAGCTAGAGCATTTGCTGTCGTTGCCTCTGCGCTTGGAATTCCATCTTTACTACCTTTCTTGAAAGCTGTGTGTCGCAGTAAAAAATCATGGCAAGCTCGCCACACCGGTATTAAAATTGTGCAGCAAATTGCAATTCTTATGGGATGTGCTATCTTACCGCATCTGAAGAGCTTGGTAGAAATTATTGAGCATG GTCTCGTAGATGAACAACAAAAAGTTCGAACCATCACAGCGTTGGCCATAGCTGCATTGGCTGAAGCAGCTACTCCCTACGGTATTGAGAGCTTCGATTCCGTCTTGAAGCCCTTGTGGAAGGGTATTCGTACTCACAGAGGAAAAGGATTGGCAGCGTTTTTGAAAGCAATTGGTTATCTGATTCCGCTTATGGACGCAGAATATGCAAACTATTATACTCGTGAAGTAATGCTGATTTTGATCAGAGAGTTTCAATCTCCTGAcgaggagatgaaaaaaattgttctgaaA GTTGTTAAACAATGTTGCGGTACAGATGGTGTCGAAGCTCAGTATATAAAGGATGAGATACTTCCACACTTCTTCAAACACTTTTGGAATCATCGTATGGCTTTAGATCGCAGAAATTACAGACAG TTGGTAGATACCACAGTCGAAATAGCAAATAAGGTTGGTGCATCTGAGATAATAAACAGAGTCGTCGACGATctgaaagatgaaaatgagCAGTACAGAAAAATGGTCAtggaaacaattgaaaaaataatgggCAATTTGGGAGCCGCCGACGTCGATTCTCGATTAGAAGAGCAACTAATTGATGGCATTCTTTATGCATTCCAAGAACAGACCACTGag GACGTCGTAATGCTCAATGGATTCGGAACTATAGTCAATACGCTCGGTAAAAGAGTAAAAGCTTACTTGCCACAGATTTGTGGTACGATTCTTTGGCGTCTCAATAATAAATCCGCTAAAGTACGTCAGCAAGCCGCGGATCTCATTTCACGAATTGCTGTTGTAATGAAGACATGTCAAGAG GAAAAACTGATGGGTCACTTGGGTGTCGTGTTGTACGAGTATCTGGGGGAAGAGTATCCTGAAGTATTGGGAAGTATTTTAGGCGCCTTGAAAGCTATTGTGAACGTTATAGGCATGACAAAAATGACGCCGCCTATCAAAGACCTGTTGCCACGTCTCACGCCAATTCTGAAAAATAGGCACGAAAAG GTACAAGAAAATTGTATCGATTTGGTAGGAAGAATCGCAGACAGGGGACCTGAGTATGTTTCCGCACGAGAGTGGATGCGAATCTGTTTCGAATTACTGGAATTACTCAAAGCGCATAAGAAAGCAATTAGAAGAGCTACGGTCAACACCTTTGGATACATCGCGAAGGCTATTGG GCCTCACGACGTTTTGGCAACGTTACTCAATAATCTCAAAGTTCAAGAACGACAAAATCGCGTTTGCACAACAGTCGCCATTGCTATAGTTGCGGAAACTTGTAGTCCTTTCACAGTTTTGCCAGCATTGATGAACGAGTACAGAGTTCCCGAGCTTAATGTTCAAAACGGTGTATTAAAATCGCTTTcctttttatttgaatatattgGAGAAATGGGCAAAGATTACATATATGCCGTTAGTCCATTACTGGAAGATGCCCTTATGGACAG GGACCTGGTACACAGACAGACTGCTTGTGCTGCAATCAAGCACATGGCTTTAGGAGTTTACGGCTTTGGCTGTGAAGATGCTCTGATCCATCTCCTGAATCACGTTTGGCCTAATGTTTTTGAAACCTCTCCCCATTTGGTCCAGGCTTTCATGGATGCTGTAGATGGTCTTCGCGTCGCATTGGGCccgataaaaattcttcagtATACATTACAA GGGCTATTTCACCCAGCTAGAAAAGTTCGAGACGTCtattggaaaatatataattctCTTTATATTGGCGGACAGGATGCGCTTGTGGCCGGGTATCCACGGATTTTAAATGACCCGAAGAACCAATACATTAGGTACGAATTAGACTATGTTTTATAA